One window of Peteryoungia desertarenae genomic DNA carries:
- a CDS encoding bifunctional diguanylate cyclase/phosphodiesterase — MVSYSRFDADEGVWSKSSGLWLIGGAVASLIVVSVAMLADRHNVERERLQMQHYILDRADHVKTSIEKQIGLDISLIRQFADDISDDELLSPSEFYRMVNSVKSRHTHIKDISYRDVSNPDRIAFSVQLSMDQEKIVVDIPIPPLPWEEKSNWNKFVVTMDSERFFETAGVLEHYANDVSASIQRDRDIELAIYLNKPGEQILLFGDSTLVDRNPVYLEFMHAGLGLKLAAIPKGGWEKAAGDLTGTRLILGALTLSMLIPMLLATFLLRERSRNIRALKRREQRLLDLSDRFDLAMQTANIGIWEAVEKDERLYLDSRAARLHGLPVLDDDAVDRFPEWLASVHAEDRDALERQLFDSFISGQQQQFNVKYRVLLPDGTMRYMHSVATPVFENGYTELTGVVLDVTTETLMNQSLSIEKENSDIKNAELELALDELSQREHELSELSHRLDLALASYNCGTWEGDMVKREAIWDERMHQLYGLPFSDKKVSEHQWISCLHPDDRREVLLATKRSATSGQTLNTVQRVVLPNNELRYVRSVGQVHMGRDGKKKIMGIAFDITADALLAEQLRNAKAEADMRNIELELAKNRIEYNALHDPLTSLANRRKLDMELDELSREGSRQRQRFAILHLDLDRFKEINDTLGHAAGDAMLVHASKILMRHVPRGDLVARIGGDEFVVLAKRTTTMDDLAALAQRIIEEMSKPIDFEGFDCRCGVSIGIAQSIGAVPDARKVLVNADIALYQAKEKGRNCFEFFTQDLQANIIAKKRMADEILSGLDRDEFTVFYQPQFDAETMRLTGAEALVRWRHPDLGIVPTNRFLKVAEELNVMARIDQLVLQTALKDQMRWIARGIDVPRISVNVSSKRLHDDQLIDQLAGLAIAEGRICFELVESIFLDESDEVVTRNIERIKSLGIDIEIDDFGTGHTSIVSLLKLKPKRLKIDRQLVMPILTSPQERSVVRSIVEIARSLGIETVAEGVETQDHGGVLRQLGCDYLQGYAFARPLSFEDFSRFVSDLPRRKAS, encoded by the coding sequence TTGGTTTCTTATAGCAGGTTCGACGCTGATGAAGGCGTCTGGTCCAAGAGTTCAGGTCTTTGGCTGATCGGCGGCGCAGTTGCCAGCCTGATTGTCGTATCCGTTGCCATGCTTGCCGATCGTCACAATGTGGAGCGCGAACGGCTGCAGATGCAGCACTACATTCTCGATCGCGCCGACCATGTGAAAACCAGCATCGAGAAGCAAATCGGACTGGACATTAGCCTCATTCGCCAGTTTGCCGATGACATCTCGGATGACGAGCTTCTTTCGCCCAGTGAATTCTATCGCATGGTCAATAGCGTCAAGAGTCGGCACACGCATATCAAGGACATATCCTATCGTGACGTAAGCAATCCCGACCGTATTGCCTTCAGTGTGCAATTGTCGATGGATCAGGAGAAGATCGTCGTCGACATCCCGATTCCACCGCTGCCCTGGGAGGAAAAAAGCAATTGGAACAAGTTCGTCGTGACGATGGACAGCGAGCGCTTTTTTGAGACCGCGGGCGTTCTCGAACACTACGCCAACGACGTAAGCGCCAGCATTCAGCGAGACCGTGACATCGAACTTGCGATCTACCTCAACAAGCCTGGGGAACAGATTCTGCTGTTTGGCGATAGCACCTTAGTTGATCGCAATCCCGTGTATCTGGAGTTCATGCATGCCGGTCTTGGCCTAAAGCTGGCGGCCATCCCGAAGGGCGGATGGGAGAAAGCGGCCGGCGACCTCACCGGCACGCGCCTGATCCTTGGAGCGCTGACGCTTTCGATGCTGATCCCGATGTTGCTGGCAACCTTCCTTCTGCGCGAGCGCAGCCGCAACATCCGTGCGCTCAAGAGGCGAGAACAGAGGCTTCTGGACCTGTCTGACCGCTTTGACCTCGCGATGCAGACAGCGAACATCGGCATATGGGAAGCTGTTGAGAAGGACGAAAGGCTCTATCTCGACAGCCGGGCGGCGCGTCTGCATGGGCTGCCAGTCCTTGATGACGATGCTGTCGACCGTTTTCCTGAATGGTTGGCGTCGGTTCATGCTGAAGACAGGGATGCACTTGAGCGGCAGCTCTTTGACAGCTTCATCTCGGGCCAGCAACAGCAATTCAACGTAAAATATCGCGTCCTGCTGCCCGATGGGACGATGCGCTACATGCATTCGGTTGCAACGCCCGTGTTCGAAAACGGCTATACCGAACTCACCGGTGTTGTGCTCGATGTCACAACCGAAACACTCATGAACCAGTCGCTCAGCATCGAGAAAGAAAACAGTGACATCAAGAATGCCGAGCTGGAGCTGGCGCTGGATGAATTGTCTCAACGCGAGCATGAGCTTTCGGAACTGTCGCACAGACTAGACCTTGCGCTTGCTTCCTACAATTGTGGGACCTGGGAAGGCGACATGGTCAAGCGTGAAGCGATCTGGGACGAGCGCATGCACCAGCTTTATGGCCTCCCCTTCAGCGACAAGAAGGTGAGCGAACATCAATGGATCTCCTGCCTGCACCCTGACGATCGTCGCGAGGTTCTTCTGGCCACGAAGCGATCCGCAACCAGCGGTCAGACGCTCAACACCGTGCAGCGTGTCGTCCTGCCGAACAACGAACTGCGCTATGTACGCTCTGTCGGACAGGTCCACATGGGACGCGACGGCAAAAAGAAGATCATGGGGATCGCCTTCGACATCACCGCTGATGCGCTGCTGGCCGAACAGCTGCGCAATGCCAAGGCCGAAGCCGATATGCGCAATATCGAGCTGGAACTCGCAAAGAACCGCATCGAATACAATGCGCTTCATGATCCGCTGACATCACTGGCCAACCGGCGCAAACTCGACATGGAACTCGATGAACTGTCTCGTGAGGGCTCTCGCCAGAGGCAGCGTTTCGCCATTTTGCATCTCGACCTCGACCGCTTCAAGGAGATCAACGATACGCTTGGCCATGCCGCCGGCGACGCCATGCTGGTTCATGCATCGAAGATCCTGATGCGCCACGTTCCGCGCGGCGATCTCGTTGCCCGCATTGGCGGAGACGAATTCGTGGTTCTGGCGAAGCGCACAACGACCATGGACGATCTTGCCGCTTTGGCACAACGCATCATCGAAGAGATGAGCAAGCCGATCGACTTCGAAGGGTTTGACTGTCGCTGCGGCGTTTCGATCGGCATTGCCCAGTCGATCGGGGCCGTGCCCGATGCCCGCAAGGTGCTGGTCAATGCGGATATTGCGCTCTACCAGGCGAAGGAGAAAGGTCGCAACTGCTTCGAATTCTTCACGCAGGACCTGCAGGCCAATATCATCGCCAAGAAGCGCATGGCCGATGAGATCCTGAGTGGTCTTGATCGCGACGAGTTTACCGTCTTCTACCAGCCGCAATTCGATGCCGAAACCATGCGTTTGACGGGTGCGGAAGCGCTGGTGCGCTGGCGTCATCCCGACCTTGGTATCGTGCCAACCAACCGGTTCCTCAAGGTCGCCGAAGAGTTGAATGTCATGGCACGGATCGACCAGCTGGTGCTGCAGACGGCCCTGAAAGACCAGATGCGCTGGATTGCGCGGGGGATCGACGTTCCGCGCATTTCGGTCAACGTATCCTCAAAGCGGCTGCATGATGATCAGTTGATCGACCAATTGGCGGGTTTGGCCATCGCCGAGGGGCGCATCTGCTTCGAACTCGTCGAGTCGATCTTCCTCGATGAGAGCGACGAGGTGGTGACCCGCAATATAGAAAGGATCAAGTCGCTTGGCATCGATATCGAGATCGACGACTTCGGCACCGGCCACACATCGATTGTCAGCCTTCTCAAGTTGAAGCCGAAGCGTCTCAAGATCGACCGTCAGCTCGTCATGCCGATCCTGACTTCGCCGCAGGAGCGCAGCGTCGTCCGTTCAATCGTCGAGATTGCCCGCTCGCTCGGGATCGAAACGGTTGCCGAAGGGGTGGAAACGCAGGATCACGGCGGCGTGCTGCGCCAGCTTGGCTGTGACTATCTGCAGGGCTATGCCTTTGCCAGACCGCTCTCCTTCGAAGACTTCAGCCGCTTTGTCAGCGACCTGCCGCGCCGGAAGGCTTCTTGA
- a CDS encoding DUF1344 domain-containing protein: MRMLVSILFATASLLSPLAALASDDVEAVITAVNQDSMTLELDDGKTYTVPAEFNFEGLQSGARVLVFYTEVDGSRVIEDMQVLE, encoded by the coding sequence ATGCGCATGCTTGTTTCCATCCTGTTCGCAACGGCGAGCCTCTTGTCTCCCCTCGCGGCTCTTGCCAGTGATGATGTGGAAGCCGTTATCACGGCGGTCAATCAGGATAGCATGACCCTTGAACTGGATGATGGGAAGACTTACACCGTGCCGGCCGAGTTCAATTTCGAAGGGCTTCAGAGCGGTGCCCGTGTCCTGGTTTTCTACACGGAAGTCGACGGTAGCCGCGTGATCGAAGACATGCAGGTCCTGGAATAG
- a CDS encoding histidine phosphatase family protein, which produces MLIYMIRHGQTDWNAEGRMQGQKDIDLNSVGRGQATRNGIMLADLLGSEAGEFDYVASPLRRTRETMERIRTAMGLDPLTYRLDDRLKEVSFGDWEGSTLAELAQFTPERVAERALNKWDFIPPGEDAESYEILSWRIGAWLNSVEAPTVCVGHGGVIRSAFRLVGLVDKDIACEMNIPQDRILKIDRDRGEIGWL; this is translated from the coding sequence GTGCTCATCTACATGATCCGTCACGGCCAGACCGACTGGAATGCCGAAGGGCGGATGCAGGGTCAAAAAGACATTGACCTCAACTCCGTCGGTCGGGGTCAGGCCACCCGGAACGGCATCATGTTGGCGGATCTGCTCGGCAGCGAAGCCGGCGAATTCGATTATGTGGCCTCACCATTGCGGCGAACGCGTGAGACCATGGAGCGCATTCGCACAGCAATGGGGCTTGATCCCCTCACCTATAGACTGGACGATCGACTGAAAGAGGTTTCCTTCGGCGATTGGGAAGGCTCAACGCTTGCGGAACTGGCACAGTTTACGCCGGAGCGGGTTGCCGAACGCGCCCTGAACAAATGGGATTTCATCCCGCCAGGCGAAGATGCGGAAAGCTACGAAATCCTGTCATGGCGCATTGGAGCCTGGCTGAATTCCGTTGAAGCGCCGACGGTATGTGTCGGCCATGGTGGGGTGATCCGCAGCGCCTTCCGCCTTGTCGGGCTGGTGGACAAGGACATAGCCTGCGAAATGAACATCCCGCAGGATCGCATTCTCAAGATCGACCGAGATCGCGGGGAAATCGGCTGGCTTTGA
- the fabI gene encoding enoyl-ACP reductase FabI: MAQGSGLMAGKRGVIMGVANNRSIAWGIAKACREQGAEIALTWQGDALKKRVEPLAQELDAFMAGDCDVTNLDSIDTVFNNLEAHWGKIDFVVHAIAFSDKDELTGRYIETTRGNFQKTMDISVYSFTAVAARAEKIMNDGGSLLTLTYYGAEKVMPHYNVMGVAKAALEASVRYLAVDMGGRGIRVNAISAGPIKTLAASGIGDFRYILKWNEYNSPLKRNVTTDEVGKSGMYLLSDLSTGVSGEVHHVDCGYHTVGMKAVDAPDISVVKD; this comes from the coding sequence ATGGCTCAAGGTTCCGGCCTTATGGCAGGCAAGCGCGGCGTGATCATGGGCGTCGCAAACAATCGCTCCATTGCCTGGGGCATTGCGAAGGCTTGTCGCGAACAGGGCGCTGAAATTGCTCTGACCTGGCAGGGTGATGCGCTGAAGAAGCGTGTTGAGCCGCTCGCCCAGGAGCTCGATGCCTTCATGGCTGGCGACTGCGACGTCACCAATCTCGACAGCATCGACACCGTTTTCAACAATCTCGAAGCCCATTGGGGCAAAATTGACTTTGTCGTTCATGCAATAGCCTTTTCCGACAAGGACGAGTTGACCGGTCGCTACATCGAAACGACCCGCGGCAACTTCCAAAAGACGATGGATATCTCCGTCTACTCCTTTACGGCCGTTGCCGCGCGCGCCGAGAAGATCATGAATGACGGTGGCTCGCTCCTCACCCTCACCTATTACGGCGCCGAAAAGGTCATGCCGCATTACAACGTCATGGGCGTCGCCAAGGCTGCTCTCGAAGCCTCCGTGCGCTATCTCGCCGTCGACATGGGTGGTCGCGGCATCCGCGTCAACGCCATCTCGGCTGGCCCGATCAAGACGCTTGCGGCGTCCGGTATCGGTGACTTCCGCTACATTCTGAAGTGGAACGAATACAACTCGCCGCTGAAGCGCAATGTTACCACCGATGAAGTTGGCAAGTCCGGCATGTATCTGCTGTCGGATCTGTCGACTGGCGTATCCGGTGAAGTGCACCACGTCGATTGCGGTTACCACACGGTCGGCATGAAGGCCGTGGACGCTCCCGACATTTCCGTCGTCAAGGATTGA
- a CDS encoding DnaJ domain-containing protein, which produces MRDFYSILGVKRDAGADEIKAAWRTKAKTVHPDQNRDDPEAHNRFAEIGRAYETLKDPQKRSRYDSQRAKVEALEREQTIMQQRQAAREAAEKAKIAKANAERIMAELAKAEAERLKAEQAAAAASAAKAAADKATADKAKAAASATQEKKSSSAQDSAQTDSKGKADASQGGANGSTSSQAKGGGPSSASGSTEDVVNRIFGDTPEAAAAAESLKREQDARTDDHSLGDGLVPRPGPSILAPIELFSFFVRRLRGVEPPPEKAPDVFAEATVSIADLLEQKTVPITLSDGRELRVPLSGATEGHVVRLKGQGLKIQGMVRGDVAVTVRVSRSERFVVDGYDIRTVLPITLENAVLGCETEVEGPEGKVALTVPTWANSDQTIRIDDMGLPNGEGGRGALVVELRVMLWEKPDEKVTDLMRVMREGLYL; this is translated from the coding sequence ATGCGAGATTTTTATTCAATACTCGGCGTTAAGCGCGATGCAGGTGCCGACGAGATCAAGGCGGCATGGCGCACAAAGGCCAAGACGGTGCATCCTGATCAGAACCGGGATGATCCGGAGGCGCATAATCGATTTGCTGAAATTGGCCGAGCCTATGAAACCCTGAAGGATCCCCAGAAGCGCAGCCGCTACGACAGCCAGCGCGCCAAGGTCGAGGCGCTGGAGCGCGAACAGACAATTATGCAGCAGCGGCAGGCCGCACGGGAAGCTGCCGAAAAGGCGAAGATCGCCAAGGCCAATGCCGAGCGCATCATGGCAGAGCTTGCCAAGGCCGAAGCCGAAAGACTGAAGGCCGAACAGGCCGCCGCAGCGGCATCGGCTGCCAAGGCTGCAGCCGATAAAGCAACGGCTGACAAGGCCAAGGCAGCTGCCTCTGCGACCCAGGAAAAGAAATCCTCATCGGCACAAGACAGTGCCCAGACGGATAGCAAGGGCAAGGCGGACGCTTCGCAGGGCGGCGCAAATGGTTCAACCAGTTCACAGGCCAAAGGCGGCGGCCCTTCGTCTGCCAGCGGAAGCACGGAGGATGTCGTCAACCGGATCTTTGGCGATACGCCGGAAGCTGCGGCTGCGGCGGAAAGCCTGAAGCGTGAACAGGATGCGCGCACCGACGACCATTCCCTTGGTGATGGGCTTGTTCCGCGTCCGGGCCCCTCCATTCTGGCGCCAATCGAGCTGTTCAGCTTCTTTGTCCGCCGTTTGCGCGGTGTCGAGCCGCCGCCGGAGAAGGCACCCGATGTGTTCGCCGAGGCGACTGTCAGCATTGCAGACCTGCTGGAACAGAAAACGGTCCCGATTACCCTGAGCGACGGTCGCGAGTTGCGCGTCCCCTTGAGCGGAGCAACCGAGGGGCATGTGGTTCGGCTCAAGGGCCAGGGGCTGAAGATCCAGGGCATGGTCCGCGGCGACGTTGCCGTGACCGTGCGCGTTTCGCGGTCAGAGCGTTTTGTGGTGGACGGTTACGACATTCGCACCGTCTTGCCAATCACGCTGGAAAATGCGGTTCTGGGTTGTGAAACCGAGGTGGAAGGGCCCGAGGGCAAGGTCGCATTGACGGTCCCGACCTGGGCGAATTCCGACCAGACCATCCGGATCGATGACATGGGCCTGCCGAACGGCGAAGGAGGACGTGGTGCTCTCGTCGTCGAACTTCGGGTCATGCTCTGGGAGAAGCCGGACGAAAAGGTCACGGACCTGATGCGGGTCATGCGCGAAGGCCTTTACCTGTAA
- a CDS encoding RT0821/Lpp0805 family surface protein, with protein MKDIAKSLKRTKGKALRKSRYILVLAATLPLSGCFGSSMDLFGNETVDSSISTSTVARSNSLQGGSDEMTVQNAVSSADLTKTGGNPLPWANASTGSAGVVTAIEEQKNGNMICRNFSTTRHSYEGIAYFSGKTCTAGSGNWQLMSFDRQS; from the coding sequence GTGAAAGACATAGCAAAGTCGCTCAAGCGTACAAAGGGTAAGGCGTTGCGTAAAAGCAGGTACATTCTCGTCTTAGCCGCGACACTTCCGCTCAGCGGCTGCTTTGGCAGCAGTATGGATCTGTTCGGCAACGAGACGGTCGACAGCTCGATTTCGACGAGCACGGTCGCGCGGTCAAACAGCTTGCAGGGCGGCTCGGACGAAATGACGGTTCAAAATGCCGTTTCCTCCGCAGACCTTACGAAGACTGGCGGCAACCCGCTTCCCTGGGCGAATGCGTCGACAGGCAGTGCGGGCGTCGTCACCGCAATCGAAGAGCAGAAGAACGGCAACATGATCTGCCGCAATTTCTCCACCACCCGTCATTCTTATGAAGGCATCGCCTATTTCTCGGGGAAAACCTGCACCGCTGGCTCCGGCAATTGGCAATTGATGAGCTTCGACCGTCAGTCTTGA
- the pdxH gene encoding pyridoxamine 5'-phosphate oxidase yields MSETELTTGDFTESAEPFALFAQWLEDAKASEINDPNAVALATVDADGMPNVRMVLLKGLDTRGFVFYTNFESQKGQEILGQKKAAMCFHWKSLRRQVRLRGNVEVVSDAEADEYFNSRPLGSRIGAWASRQSRPLEGRFALEKAVAEYTAKFALGTVPRPPHWSGFRIVPRSIEFWHDRKFRLHDRIEFRRSETATDLATGWEKVRMYP; encoded by the coding sequence ATGTCAGAAACGGAGTTAACAACTGGTGACTTCACGGAATCGGCAGAGCCATTTGCTCTTTTCGCCCAATGGCTGGAGGACGCCAAGGCATCGGAGATCAATGATCCCAATGCTGTAGCGCTGGCGACAGTCGATGCGGATGGCATGCCAAATGTGCGAATGGTCCTGCTCAAGGGCCTCGATACCCGGGGTTTTGTCTTCTACACGAATTTTGAAAGCCAGAAGGGACAGGAAATTCTCGGCCAGAAAAAGGCGGCGATGTGTTTTCACTGGAAATCCTTGCGCCGCCAGGTCCGGCTGCGGGGGAATGTCGAGGTGGTCTCGGATGCGGAAGCCGACGAGTACTTCAATTCCCGCCCACTCGGCAGCCGAATCGGTGCCTGGGCCTCGCGTCAGTCGCGCCCGCTCGAGGGCCGCTTTGCGCTGGAAAAGGCGGTCGCCGAATATACCGCCAAGTTTGCGCTTGGCACCGTACCGCGCCCGCCGCACTGGTCCGGCTTCCGCATTGTTCCGCGCTCGATCGAGTTCTGGCACGACCGCAAGTTCCGCCTGCATGACCGGATCGAGTTTCGCCGCAGCGAGACTGCGACCGATCTCGCAACGGGCTGGGAAAAGGTGCGGATGTATCCCTGA
- a CDS encoding polysaccharide deacetylase family protein: MGNIRRMAITGGLIVANFTQKLGLMAGARGLGVIFTLHHVRPYQPKSFEPNRHLEITPDFLARAILRLKADGYRFARLEDVAELIAEGRRNEPFAVLTLDDGFRNNVEHALPVFERHQVPATIFIAKGLSERSHSMWWETAAALIARSDRLQMTIGGTELVCETLSTDQKNRAFDRISQAIFAQDEALAIADLNRAADRQGINPLALVADQVMNADELKAIAKHPLLTLGAHTVSHRGLALLDDQAVLAELTESAAYVEAISGTRPTTLAYPYGDRRSVSPKVAALSEWAGFRLAVTTRPGTLSERSLEHAQTLPRVSLNGFYQKPAHVSALASGIPFRR, from the coding sequence ATGGGCAATATCAGGCGCATGGCGATCACCGGCGGTCTGATCGTCGCGAATTTTACCCAGAAGCTTGGGCTGATGGCTGGCGCGCGGGGACTCGGCGTCATCTTCACACTTCACCATGTGCGCCCCTATCAGCCGAAAAGCTTTGAGCCAAACCGGCATCTTGAGATCACGCCCGATTTTCTGGCCCGGGCGATCCTGCGCCTCAAGGCGGATGGCTACCGTTTTGCCCGTCTTGAGGATGTGGCCGAACTGATTGCCGAAGGTCGGCGGAATGAGCCTTTCGCGGTGCTGACGCTGGATGACGGCTTTCGCAACAATGTCGAACATGCCCTGCCCGTCTTCGAGCGGCATCAAGTGCCGGCGACGATCTTCATCGCCAAGGGGCTGAGCGAGCGCAGCCACAGCATGTGGTGGGAAACCGCTGCGGCATTGATTGCCCGGAGTGATCGCCTGCAAATGACCATCGGTGGCACGGAGCTTGTTTGCGAGACCCTTTCAACCGATCAGAAAAACCGGGCCTTCGATCGCATTTCACAGGCCATCTTCGCCCAAGACGAGGCGCTCGCCATTGCTGATCTCAACAGAGCCGCCGACAGACAAGGGATCAATCCGCTTGCGCTCGTTGCCGATCAGGTGATGAATGCCGATGAACTGAAGGCCATTGCAAAGCATCCGTTGCTGACGCTCGGGGCGCATACAGTGTCGCATCGCGGGCTGGCACTGCTTGACGATCAAGCCGTTTTGGCCGAACTGACCGAAAGCGCGGCCTATGTGGAAGCAATCAGCGGGACAAGGCCGACGACATTGGCCTATCCCTATGGGGACAGGCGGAGTGTGAGCCCGAAAGTGGCGGCCCTTTCCGAATGGGCCGGTTTTCGCCTTGCCGTGACGACAAGACCCGGCACGCTGAGCGAGCGCAGCCTTGAACATGCGCAGACGCTGCCGAGGGTCTCTCTGAATGGCTTCTATCAGAAACCAGCCCATGTGTCGGCGCTTGCCTCCGGCATTCCGTTTCGCCGCTGA
- a CDS encoding sulfite exporter TauE/SafE family protein: protein MNSDSLLSLPPLAATGVDLVILLVCIFVAGLARGFSGFGAALIFMPLASAIIGPKMAVAMLFVADLFTSWPMIPGAFRQSNKAEIGTMLIGAIMGVPTGTFILAYADPLALRWGIIVLVTALLLLLMSGWRYHGAPTKAATVSVGAVSGVLAGAAQVGGPPVIAYWLGGTLPAGLVRANIVFYFALGTVLTGITYSLAGLFTGSAILLGLIAAPLFGAGLWIGSHTFGKASEGVFRRICYSLIGISALLGMPLLDPWLR from the coding sequence ATGAATTCCGACAGTCTGCTGTCCCTTCCGCCGCTTGCCGCCACCGGCGTGGATCTCGTCATCCTGCTCGTCTGCATATTCGTCGCAGGGTTGGCGCGAGGCTTTTCCGGTTTTGGGGCAGCACTCATCTTCATGCCACTGGCGAGTGCCATCATCGGGCCGAAAATGGCTGTCGCCATGCTGTTCGTTGCGGATCTCTTCACCTCCTGGCCGATGATCCCTGGTGCCTTTCGCCAGTCGAACAAGGCAGAAATCGGGACCATGCTGATCGGGGCGATCATGGGTGTGCCGACCGGCACATTCATTCTCGCCTATGCCGATCCGCTTGCGCTGCGCTGGGGTATCATCGTGCTGGTTACCGCATTGTTGCTCCTGCTCATGTCCGGCTGGCGCTATCACGGTGCCCCGACCAAGGCCGCAACGGTCAGCGTCGGGGCCGTATCCGGCGTGCTGGCCGGCGCGGCCCAGGTGGGCGGGCCGCCAGTCATTGCCTACTGGCTCGGCGGGACATTGCCGGCGGGACTGGTGCGGGCCAATATCGTCTTCTATTTCGCGCTTGGAACGGTGCTGACCGGGATTACCTATAGTCTCGCCGGACTGTTTACCGGCAGTGCCATCCTCCTCGGCCTGATCGCGGCACCACTGTTTGGCGCCGGGCTCTGGATCGGATCACATACCTTCGGCAAGGCAAGCGAAGGTGTCTTTCGCCGTATCTGCTACAGCCTGATCGGAATTTCTGCGCTGCTTGGCATGCCGCTCCTTGATCCCTGGCTGCGATAA